One genomic region from Anabaena sp. PCC 7108 encodes:
- a CDS encoding VOC family protein — protein sequence MKISDIHHIAIICSDYEKSKHFYVEILGFEIIHETFRSERNSYKLDLKVGNTQIELFSFPNPPQRVGYPEACGLRHLAFIVDDIDESVNYLKSHYIEVENIRVDEITGKKFTFFKDPDNLPLELYEISRI from the coding sequence ATGAAAATTTCCGATATTCATCATATTGCAATTATTTGTTCTGATTATGAAAAATCCAAACATTTTTATGTTGAAATTTTAGGATTTGAAATTATTCACGAAACATTCCGCAGTGAAAGAAATTCTTATAAATTAGATTTAAAAGTAGGAAATACCCAAATTGAGCTTTTTTCCTTTCCTAATCCTCCTCAAAGAGTTGGTTATCCTGAAGCCTGTGGTTTAAGACATTTAGCTTTTATAGTTGATGACATTGACGAAAGTGTTAATTATTTAAAATCTCATTATATCGAAGTTGAAAATATCAGAGTTGATGAAATTACAGGTAAAAAATTTACCTTCTTTAAAGACCCTGACAATTTACCTTTAGAACTTTATGAAATCAGCAGAATTTAA
- a CDS encoding VWA domain-containing protein, with amino-acid sequence MKVELLSALNDTNVDAAQSSNQRQLAISISSLANELDQSLPLNLCLMLDKSGSMHGEPMKTVIQAVEQLLAQLNPGDRISIVAFAGTAEVIIPNQIVTDPETIKSQLHKKLKAGGGTVIAEGLSLGITELLKGTKGAVSQAFLLTDGRGDHGLKIWKWEIGHNDHKRCLELAQKATRVNLTINTFGFGNDWNQDLLEKIADAGGGTLAYIERPEQAVDQFSRLFRRIQSVGLTNAHLLLSLVPGVRLAELKPIAQVAPETIELPVDIEPNGSFIVRLGDLMKDVERVVLANIYLGQLPEGEQVIGHIQIRYDDPAENKEGLFSPLLAIYANVTKTYQPTVNPQVQQSILVLAKYRQTQVAEAKLSQGDRAGAVTMLQTAAKTALQIGDTGAATVLQTNATRLQAGQELTESDRKKTRIVSKTILRE; translated from the coding sequence ATGAAAGTTGAATTACTGTCGGCACTAAATGATACCAATGTTGATGCCGCTCAATCGAGTAACCAACGTCAACTAGCTATTTCTATTTCGTCCCTTGCCAATGAGCTTGACCAAAGTTTACCGCTGAATTTATGCCTGATGCTGGATAAAAGTGGTTCCATGCATGGGGAACCGATGAAAACTGTGATTCAGGCAGTAGAACAATTATTGGCTCAACTTAATCCTGGCGATCGCATCTCCATTGTCGCTTTTGCGGGGACTGCTGAGGTGATTATCCCTAACCAAATCGTTACAGACCCCGAAACCATCAAATCTCAGTTACACAAAAAACTGAAAGCTGGTGGTGGCACAGTCATTGCTGAAGGGTTATCTCTGGGAATTACAGAATTACTCAAAGGCACAAAAGGTGCTGTTTCTCAGGCATTTTTGCTCACAGATGGGCGTGGTGATCATGGGTTAAAAATTTGGAAATGGGAAATTGGCCACAATGACCACAAACGCTGTCTAGAACTTGCCCAAAAAGCCACTAGAGTTAACTTAACAATCAACACCTTCGGCTTTGGTAATGACTGGAATCAGGATTTGCTGGAAAAAATTGCTGATGCAGGTGGTGGTACTCTCGCTTATATTGAGCGTCCAGAACAAGCTGTAGACCAATTTAGCCGCTTGTTTAGGCGCATTCAGTCTGTGGGGCTAACCAATGCCCACTTGTTGCTGTCTCTAGTACCAGGTGTGCGACTAGCAGAACTAAAACCCATCGCCCAAGTCGCCCCAGAAACCATTGAGTTACCAGTCGATATAGAACCAAATGGTAGCTTCATTGTTCGCTTGGGAGATTTAATGAAGGATGTAGAACGGGTAGTTTTAGCAAATATTTATCTGGGACAGTTACCAGAAGGAGAACAAGTAATTGGACATATCCAAATCCGCTATGATGACCCCGCTGAAAACAAAGAGGGTTTATTTTCCCCGCTCTTAGCAATATATGCCAATGTGACTAAGACTTACCAACCTACAGTAAATCCCCAAGTCCAACAGTCAATTTTGGTATTAGCTAAGTATCGCCAAACTCAGGTAGCAGAGGCCAAATTGTCACAGGGCGATCGCGCTGGTGCGGTGACAATGCTGCAAACAGCTGCTAAAACTGCTTTGCAAATCGGCGATACAGGTGCAGCAACGGTGTTGCAAACTAACGCCACTCGCTTGCAAGCTGGTCAAGAACTAACGGAGAGCGATCGCAAAAAAACCAGGATTGTATCAAAGACTATTTTACGGGAATAA
- a CDS encoding IS200/IS605 family accessory protein TnpB-related protein, with amino-acid sequence RPEAYWDNWLDRVTRKRNHQMRDGINKAAKLIVDHCLKYGIGTLVIGWNEGFKFNANMGRINNQKFVQIPLGKLKDRLKQLCDLHGIRFQETEEAYTSKASFLDGDSLPKFGDKPDGWKASGRRVQRGLYKLGNGSIVNADLNGAANILSTRTELITQCHCEWNAVE; translated from the coding sequence AGACCAGAAGCTTATTGGGATAATTGGTTAGACCGTGTGACCCGTAAACGTAACCATCAAATGCGTGATGGGATTAATAAAGCCGCAAAACTAATTGTTGACCATTGCTTAAAATATGGCATTGGTACGTTAGTAATTGGCTGGAATGAGGGTTTTAAATTTAATGCCAACATGGGGAGAATTAACAATCAAAAGTTTGTCCAAATTCCTTTAGGTAAACTTAAGGATAGGTTAAAACAACTCTGTGATTTACACGGTATTAGATTTCAAGAAACCGAAGAAGCATATACATCAAAAGCTAGTTTTCTCGATGGAGACTCCCTACCTAAGTTCGGTGACAAACCAGACGGGTGGAAAGCATCTGGAAGGCGTGTTCAGCGTGGTTTGTATAAGTTAGGTAATGGTTCAATCGTGAATGCCGATTTGAACGGAGCCGCTAACATTTTAAGTACTAGGACAGAATTAATTACACAATGTCATTGCGAATGGAACGCAGTGGAATGA
- a CDS encoding VWA domain-containing protein, with protein sequence MKVNLQPTLNDASVDAHQPSSQRQLAISISAIGETLDRTVPLNLCLILDHSGSMKGRSLETVKKAANLLVDRLSSEDRLSIVIFDHRANVLVPNQVISDRNQIKQQINRLTADGGTAIDEGLRLGIEELAKGKKETISQAFLLTDGENEHGDNDRCLKFAQLAASYNLTLNTLGFGDNWNQDILEKIADAGLGNLSHIEQPDQAMDKFGRLFSRMQTVGLTNAYLVFSLMPNVRLAELKPVAQVAPDTIELPVQPDADGRLVVRLGDLMKDVERVILANIYLGQLPEGKQAIANVQVRYDDPALNQTGLFSLNMPVYANVNQLYQPTVNPQVQQSILALAKYRQTQLAEAKLQQGDRAGAATMLQTAAKTALQMGDQSAATVLQTNATRLQAGQELSESDRKKTRIVSKTVLQDAPPK encoded by the coding sequence ATGAAGGTTAATTTGCAACCTACTCTGAATGATGCTAGTGTGGACGCTCATCAACCAAGCAGTCAACGCCAGTTAGCAATTTCGATTTCTGCAATTGGGGAAACTCTGGATCGGACTGTACCATTAAATTTATGCTTAATTCTCGATCATAGCGGTTCAATGAAGGGGCGATCGCTCGAAACTGTGAAAAAAGCTGCTAATCTCTTGGTTGATCGACTCAGTTCTGAAGATCGCCTAAGTATTGTTATTTTTGATCACCGTGCTAATGTTTTAGTCCCAAATCAGGTAATTTCAGACCGAAACCAGATCAAACAGCAAATTAACCGTCTCACGGCTGATGGTGGAACAGCGATTGATGAAGGTTTGCGTTTGGGAATTGAGGAATTAGCCAAAGGGAAAAAAGAAACTATTTCCCAGGCTTTTTTGTTAACTGATGGGGAAAATGAACATGGTGATAACGATCGCTGTTTGAAATTCGCCCAATTAGCAGCCAGCTATAATTTGACCTTAAACACATTGGGTTTTGGTGACAATTGGAATCAAGATATTTTAGAAAAAATAGCTGATGCTGGTCTGGGGAATTTGTCTCATATCGAACAACCAGATCAAGCTATGGATAAATTCGGTCGCTTGTTCAGTCGGATGCAAACAGTGGGATTGACTAATGCTTATCTAGTATTTTCACTGATGCCAAATGTGCGTTTAGCCGAACTGAAACCAGTTGCCCAAGTTGCCCCAGATACCATCGAGTTACCAGTGCAACCAGATGCTGATGGTCGGTTGGTAGTGCGATTGGGAGATTTGATGAAAGATGTAGAGCGGGTGATTTTGGCTAATATTTATTTGGGACAGTTGCCAGAAGGTAAACAGGCGATCGCTAATGTGCAAGTCCGCTACGATGACCCCGCCCTTAACCAAACCGGATTATTCTCCCTAAATATGCCAGTTTATGCCAATGTTAACCAGCTTTACCAACCAACTGTCAATCCCCAAGTCCAACAGTCGATTTTAGCTTTGGCCAAGTATCGCCAAACCCAATTAGCCGAAGCCAAATTACAACAGGGTGATCGGGCTGGGGCGGCGACAATGCTGCAAACAGCGGCAAAAACTGCTTTGCAAATGGGAGATCAAAGTGCGGCTACGGTATTGCAAACCAATGCCACGCGCTTACAAGCCGGGCAAGAATTATCCGAAAGCGATCGCAAAAAAACCAGAATTGTCTCAAAAACCGTGTTGCAGGATGCCCCTCCTAAATGA
- a CDS encoding GNAT family N-acetyltransferase, whose amino-acid sequence MKSAEFNLTIREYRPSDTKMIMKLFYDTVHKINIHDYNQEQVNAWAEETMDYEFWHKRLQTKLPYVAENNDEIVGFGELDPDGHIDCFYCHSQYQRKGIGSKLLKHIENMAKSQEIKRLYAEVSITAKPFFQTHGFTIAKEQQVERRGVLFTNYLMEKYL is encoded by the coding sequence ATGAAATCAGCAGAATTTAATCTGACTATCAGAGAATATCGACCGTCCGATACTAAAATGATCATGAAATTGTTTTATGATACAGTTCATAAAATCAATATTCATGATTACAACCAAGAACAAGTTAATGCTTGGGCTGAAGAAACTATGGATTATGAATTTTGGCATAAAAGATTACAAACTAAATTACCTTATGTTGCGGAAAATAACGATGAAATAGTTGGATTTGGAGAATTAGATCCTGATGGACATATTGATTGTTTTTATTGTCACAGTCAATATCAAAGAAAGGGAATTGGTTCAAAACTTTTAAAGCACATAGAAAATATGGCTAAATCACAAGAAATTAAGCGACTATATGCAGAAGTTAGTATTACCGCAAAACCCTTTTTTCAAACTCATGGATTTACTATAGCTAAGGAACAACAAGTAGAACGTCGAGGTGTTTTATTTACAAACTATTTAATGGAAAAATACTTGTAA